The Chryseobacterium oranimense genome contains the following window.
TATCTGTTTAAATTCTGCTCGGCGTTCCATAATCTTGCTTTTGCTCCTGCGATATTGGATTCCATTACGCTAACGTTATTCGAAACGGTGTTGACGGATGAGCTTGTTGCCGATCTCTGAGCCAAAGCATTCTGATAAGCAGCCTCCGCCTGGCCCAATTGGGTTAATAATTCATTCTTGTCCAGAACAACCAGTGTATCTCCTTTTTTAACGTGCTGGTGTTCGATGAATTTTATTTCTTTGATATAAGCCGAAACTCTCGTATTGATCGGGTTGATAAATTCCTCTACCTGAGCCGCTTCCGTGTAGGTTTTGTTTCCGATGTGAAAATATTCACGGACCAGCCAGAAAAGCCCGAATCCTATCAGCAGAAATACCACAATATTGGAAATGATGGCTCTGATCTTATTTTTTTTGTTCTGTTTCTTTTTCACTGCTGCTCCAGACTGTGCGGGAGTGGCCTGTGTATTTTGAGTGGTTTGTTCCTTGTTTTCCATTATCTTGATTTTCAGTTTTAAATTAAAGTGTTCCTGCAGCTTTCAGCAGGTTATAATATTGATAAAGTACATTGATTTCTGCATTGGCAAAATCCAGCTCAGACTGAAGCTTTTGGTTTTGTGCATCAATCATTTCAGCCTGTACAGCCAATTGGTTTAAATATTTAGCTTCCGTGATCTTGTAGTTTTCCTCTGCCAGCCTTTTTGAATCATTCAGAATGTCTGCCTGCTGAATAGATTCCTGGTATTTTACATAAGCTGCATTCACTGCCATGTCTACATTCTGCTGTACCAGGGTTACAGCATCTCCTGCCTGCGTTTTTTGCAATTCACCAAGCTTTACCTTCTCTTTTGTCTTATATAAATTATCAATGTTATAGCTCAAAGAAACGCCTGCCTGCCAACCTCCGGAATACATATCCAAAACGGGTGTTCTGGTTGTAACAGGACGTTGTAAAGTATATCCTCCAAACCCGGAAAGTGTCGGTAACTGGTCTGTTTTAATGATTTCTATATTTTTATCAGCTACATCAATATTTTTCTTTGCCGATTTCAGCTGCGGATTACTGTTATGAGCAATATCCATATAGTAATCCATTCCAATCCCAGATTCTTTATTCTCTAAGCTTTCAACAGGAACAATTTCTGTCCCGGAAGGAAGTCCCAAAGCAATATTTAAATTATAATTAAGGATTTTTTTATTATTTGCCAGGGTCAGAATTCCCTGATCAAGATTTTTAATGGCAAGCTCTCCCCGGATCACTTCATTACGGGTTACCATTCCCTGCTGATAAAACTTCTGAATATTTTTCAGACGCTCCTGGGCAAGCTTTTTATTATTCTGAAAAACAGTTTCCTGATTGAACATCTTATAGACATCCAGGTAATTGGAAATCACCAGAAATTTTACATCCTGCTTGTTTTTTTCCAGATCCAGCTCAGAAAGCTGTTCACGAAGCCCGGCCAACTCGATGGATTTATTTACCAGCCCCCCTTTGAAAATCAGCTGGGTTGCCTGTACAGCGTACGAGCTTCCGTAATGAGGCATCGGAATATTGGTCGAATTCGAAAAATCTTTATCAATTGCTACGGCATCCCCTAGATAAAACTGGCTTGTAGAAGCTGTAATATTGGGAAGCTTTTGAAGTTTCGCAACGTTGGTATTCTGTTTTGCGATGTCAATATTCTGTGCAGCCACTTTCAACTGCTGGTGATTTTTCACTGCCAGATCAGCAGCTTCAACTGCGGTCATCTCTTTGATCTGCTGAGAAAAAAACAGCGCGGGGAATATGCCTATCACAAATGACAGTGCTGTTTTTATGTTATTTATCATTTTACCTTGTTTTACGAAGGCAAAGTTACGGCAGTAAGAAAGTCAATCAAATGTTTGAATTTTGGAAAAAGATGTTCAAATGTAAGATTTTAGTTTTCGAACTGATGCCTGTACTGTCTTGGGCTTATTTCAAGATGCTTTTTGAAAAAGTGGGAAAACGCATACTGATCACTAAAACCCAGAATCGAAGAAATCTCTGAAACCGGTTTATTTGAAGAGTTTAAAAGCACTTTTGCTTCATTCATTACAATTAAGGCAATAATCTGGCTGGCAGATTTCCCGGTAATGGATTTCACGACTGAGGAAAGATGTCTGGTTGTAATGGATTGTCGTTCGGCATAGAACTCAACGGTTCTTTCCGTAAGATGATGCTCCGCAAGGTCCGTGAGAAATACAAAAACAATTTCTTCCTGCCTGGACATCTGGTTCATAGAATTGGTATCTTCCTTAGAAATAATTCCTGCCATCTGATAGCAGAAAACAGAGAAAAGATGCTCTACCATTTCTTTCTTATACAGCATTTCCGTCTCTGAATCGAGAATAAATTTCAAAAAATTTACACTTTTCCATACCACCTCCATTTCATTTTCAGGAAAAGGAACCCCTTTATTCATCTGCTGGCGGAAATAGCGGTAAGTGATAAGCCTGTTGAATTTAAGGGATAAAGCAGAAATAAACTCTCTTTTGTAAGAAACCATCCTTGACTGAAAATCGCCGCTTACAGAAACCATTTCATAAATAGTCTGCGGATCTGTGACCATAAACATATTGGCAGAAAGCTCCAGGTCGCTGAAATGCTGGCGGAGCTTTATAGTCCCTGATTTAATAAAAATAAAAGCAGGATTATCCGGACGGAAAGGCTTATCCGCAGAAATTCTCTCGAAAATATTGTGCTGGGTAAAAATCTCAACACCGAATTTTTCTAAGGCTGACATAAGACAAATGTAGCCAATATATTCCGTGCTTACAATGTTTTAGTCTTCCAGGGAGTAAACAGCAAAGCTTGCCAGCCAGTGATCTCCGCCATAATTCCCCTGAAATAAAAGAGGAAGTCCGTTCGCTAAGAATACATCAGCAGTTTTCTTAAAACCTTTTTTTAAAGGATGTCCGTTTGGAAGCGCATTTGATACCCCTTTCATGCACCATGCTTTGGAGAAGGACAATCCTACAAGATGAACGGTTTGGTAATCACTAAGATCACTTACTACAGGAATTTTTTCAATATTTTCCAGGCTTCTTTTTTCATAGAAACTGTTCAGCCAAAGCACGAATTCTTTTTGAGGGAGTACTCTTCTCATGAGATCGGCAATTTCAAGACTTGGCGAGAAGAAATCTGATCCGTCCGGCTCCAGGTAAGCAGGAGTTTTCTGGTCTTTTCCATAAAAGTATTTTGCCTTTTCTTTCAGCTGGGTCTCAAATTCCTTGTCATTATTGGCAATCGCCCAATCAATCGCGAAAGCCAACCCAAATGCAGTGTTCGGATGAACCCCGGTCCTGTTCGGATAGGTTTGTTTCGGAAGGTAAGCTTTCCATGATTTTAATATCTGATTGGTAAGAGGTTTCATGTTTTCATGCCAGATTTTAGCTTTCGGATGGTTCCAGGTAGTCAGCTCTTCGTCAAGTTTTAAGAGCCAGGCCCAGCCATATGTTCTTTCAAAGGTGGCTGTAAGCTCATATTTGGTAAAATAGTCAGCTTCAGCCTGTAAATTTTCTTTGCTTAACGAATTGTCAAGAATATTTTCAAGGTCTTTTGCATTGGCCAGATCCGGCTTTGTCTTCAGCAGTCTTACCAGCATCCAGTGTCCGTGAACGGAACTGTGCCAGTCGAAACAGCCATAAAAGCTTGGATGCAAATCTCTCGGAGTTAAAATAACTTCTCCTGCGTTGTTGATGATGTGTGCCGTTTTATTAGGATATTCCTGATTGATGCAATGAAGTGGCTTTTCCAATAACTTAGCTGCCATTTCATTGGTCAGTTTAGGAACTTCCTGTGCATATATCAAAAACGGAGAAAACGCGAATGCTAAAAGACTTTTTTTCATTCACTAAAAATAAAAAATAATTTAGATTTTCAATTGGCTTTCAAAATCATTAAAAAC
Protein-coding sequences here:
- a CDS encoding DUF2891 domain-containing protein, which translates into the protein MKKSLLAFAFSPFLIYAQEVPKLTNEMAAKLLEKPLHCINQEYPNKTAHIINNAGEVILTPRDLHPSFYGCFDWHSSVHGHWMLVRLLKTKPDLANAKDLENILDNSLSKENLQAEADYFTKYELTATFERTYGWAWLLKLDEELTTWNHPKAKIWHENMKPLTNQILKSWKAYLPKQTYPNRTGVHPNTAFGLAFAIDWAIANNDKEFETQLKEKAKYFYGKDQKTPAYLEPDGSDFFSPSLEIADLMRRVLPQKEFVLWLNSFYEKRSLENIEKIPVVSDLSDYQTVHLVGLSFSKAWCMKGVSNALPNGHPLKKGFKKTADVFLANGLPLLFQGNYGGDHWLASFAVYSLED
- a CDS encoding TolC family protein, with translation MINNIKTALSFVIGIFPALFFSQQIKEMTAVEAADLAVKNHQQLKVAAQNIDIAKQNTNVAKLQKLPNITASTSQFYLGDAVAIDKDFSNSTNIPMPHYGSSYAVQATQLIFKGGLVNKSIELAGLREQLSELDLEKNKQDVKFLVISNYLDVYKMFNQETVFQNNKKLAQERLKNIQKFYQQGMVTRNEVIRGELAIKNLDQGILTLANNKKILNYNLNIALGLPSGTEIVPVESLENKESGIGMDYYMDIAHNSNPQLKSAKKNIDVADKNIEIIKTDQLPTLSGFGGYTLQRPVTTRTPVLDMYSGGWQAGVSLSYNIDNLYKTKEKVKLGELQKTQAGDAVTLVQQNVDMAVNAAYVKYQESIQQADILNDSKRLAEENYKITEAKYLNQLAVQAEMIDAQNQKLQSELDFANAEINVLYQYYNLLKAAGTL
- a CDS encoding helix-turn-helix domain-containing protein, which produces MSALEKFGVEIFTQHNIFERISADKPFRPDNPAFIFIKSGTIKLRQHFSDLELSANMFMVTDPQTIYEMVSVSGDFQSRMVSYKREFISALSLKFNRLITYRYFRQQMNKGVPFPENEMEVVWKSVNFLKFILDSETEMLYKKEMVEHLFSVFCYQMAGIISKEDTNSMNQMSRQEEIVFVFLTDLAEHHLTERTVEFYAERQSITTRHLSSVVKSITGKSASQIIALIVMNEAKVLLNSSNKPVSEISSILGFSDQYAFSHFFKKHLEISPRQYRHQFEN